TAAAGGCGGTGGACCAAATTGTGTCGGCGGCTGTGGAAAGGGTTGCGGCGGCGGTGCCAAAGGTAGCCAAGGAGGATTAAAGGGCGCTAAAGGCGATGGACCGAATTGTGGCGGCGGTTGTGGAAAGGGTTGCGATCGGAAATACTCTTCCGGATTAAATTCTGATAGAtcctgtaaaaaatatattttggttttcgataaatttaattttatacaatatgtattataaggtatatgtatatgagctcACGTGATCTAAGTCCACCGCGTAACGCCCCTCATTAACTGCCTTTTGTATGATTGCACGCCACTCAGCTGTCTCGCGAAGATTCTCTGGCGTAATGCGCACTTTGCCATCGGATGGAAATTCTGCGCGATTATTGTCCGCGAGCCAAGTGGGCTGTACGATCTGCGAGGGAGaaagaaaagtattaaaagtattaaaaataaataataaaaggaagaattaaaaaaaaaaaaataataataataaaggtaggtacagatatgtatgtatgtggtatacTTACTCGGCGTTGCACTTCTTCTTGCAGTGGTCGAGCcttaaaaagtaagaaaaagttgagtacaaaatatttttataaaaaatatatatttttcttactactAGCTTACATTTGCGAAACTTAAgcaacttaaaattaataaagcgcaaaaataaaatattttcaatgactGCATGCTGGCTTCTTTTGGTATTTTTAACTATTGAAtaaagcaatgaaaaatatttttaaattacagttacTGCTATAATGTAATGGGTTGCCAAagtagattaaaaaaataaactaaataaataatcaacAAAGGAAAAGACAAAAgggattaaaaataaattataaaaatttaaaatttaataatgatagaaaatatataataataattaaaaaaaaaataaaagaatgtgagaaggaaaaaatcagaaaaaacagtaaaaaatataaaatataaaaatcaaataaaatataaaaaacatataaaacctctatcattgaaaatatttcttattttataaatatcggttaaaaacaaaattaaaagaaccacTTAGACCATAACTgaaaagaaaacagaaataaaagccaaagaataaaaaaattaaaacaaaaaaaaacacgaattgTGAAAtatgatattgaaaaaaatatacatagtgAAATTGTACATTCCGGGCAGTCCTCATAGCCAGACATCTCCCATAACCGGACAAATTTCATTAACGCAacgttttcattattattttcatacaaaagtaATTCTTATTTCTTATAATCGGACAGAGAACTTTCAAATGGCCGGACACTGAGGCTATTTTAGTAATATGGTATTTTTATTggatcaattcgtgtggcacccatacatcgagcttcttagtgactccaagcttcttcaaatggtttataacggtttgatgactactatgccggtctctttcgaccaattcagcgaatttagcgcaattttcgacgacaggccttccggggcgtggcgcatcttcgaccacctctacaccagaacgaaaatgttgaaaccatcgttgtccggtggaaatggaaactgtatcgggtccataaaccgcacaaattttattggcggcttgagatgcatttttgcttttatcgtagtagtactgtaaaatatgccgtattttctctttattttgctccatgtttgcgacgctataactcacaaacgacttaaaagaaacgacaatcaatcaaacacgtgttagcgcgagaaatgagctttccaaaaaggtatagcatgacccgatgcgacgaataaaactagaactacccaatatgtgtataaataaatggatAGAAAGATAGAGGTTGAAGTTTTGCAGTGCGATGTATTGTCTATTTTTCCTTTCTTTCTCTTATTGTATATCATAAAGAGTCACAAAGGTGCAGCACTCTGAACAATTCCATAAGCTTGCTAGGCGCGATGTAGGTGATGTGATTCCTGCCCACGTAGATGGATCCAAGCGTCTTGAGCCCGCTTCTACAAATTGCGGGACAATCTTAAATCAggttttctggaattttcggtTCCATGTTTAACGGTAGTTTAAGGCTATGTCCGTGTGAGACAAGTGTTTATTTAGCCTGTAGTGCCCAATATAAAGCGCGACAAGGAGACGGAATATGTCTCGCGGGAGGTTGATCATATGTATCTCTAAACATTGATAGGTTGCAACCTCAAAGAAAGATTTCTACTTGAAAGAAGATCGAAAAACATCCCATTGGTATGGATAGCTTGGTACACCGTCCCACAATGCCTGCTTCAATATCTTCcggtgttttcgagccgtcggtaTACGACTGGATAATGTTGTCCCTCAGCAGTAGGTCGAGTGTGGAATTACACCATTCCGCCTTACTGCCGAGAGTAACTTTATACTTCTTTGTGAAGTTTACCCTCTTTGTAGCGCCGTCTTTTGGAAGAAGGGCCAGTAGCGTGGCTTCCCCGAAGATATTCACTTGTAGAGACGAAACTATCTTCCATTTGCTATACTACTCTGCTACCATGAGCAGCATGGTATGCTTCCCTGCCTGTTTGATCACTAGATGGAGCGGTGTGAACTTCAGTATGACTTTAAGTACTGCGGTCAGGCTCTACCGGCTAAGCGTCTGCATATCATGAGTGCTTTGGTGGTTCTCGACAGTGTTAATTCCACATGTCTATTCCAACTTAAAGTTGAGTCTAACGTGAAGCCTAGGAATTAGACCTCTTTAAGCTCCTCCAACTTGGCGGTCGACGCACAGACATTCATAACAGATCAAACAGAAGgtgtaacataaaaaaaacgTAGCGGAATAGCTACAGTGTTGAGAAAAAGATCATTTGTAAGATTTCATAATATTTGTCAAGGAAAGGTATACAATTTATAGTTCCCGATTTTTTAAGCTCTCATTCATTTGTGAAGTTTCCCGACAGTCAAAATAACAACCAAATTGACTTGCTCTGGTCCCGTCTTGATCGCGGTGACTAAACGAAAACGAAGAGTATAAAAGCCATTCATTCACTCCTGGCTGACATTGATTCGCATCGACATATTACTTCAgtagaaatacattttaaacactCGTTTTCCCACGCCTCCATATATGGACAGTTCTCTTATCCGTACACTGCCATAGTTTCCAAAaggaaactatttaaaaaataaaaaataaataaaaaataaataaaaaaaaaataaaacaaaaaataaaacaaaaaaaaaataaaaaataaaaaataaaataaaaaaataaaataaaaaaaataaaaaataaataaaaataaataaaaaaaaaaaataaaaaaaataaaaaaataaaataaaaaaaataaaataacaaaaaaataaaaaaaaaaaatttaaaaaataaaaataacaaaaaaataaaaaaaaaattttaaaaaataaaaataacaaaaaaataaaaaaaaaattttaaaaaataaaaataacaaaaaaataaaaaaaaaataaaaataaaaataaaaaaaatgaaagtaagAACAAAAACCCCGTTCAggatagaaatataaaatttaatttttttggtccttttcaacttttaatttttattttgcttttattattttctatctaACGAATATATAAACTTAACAATTCTAAGTTTCTTAAAcgaaagtaaacaaatacaacTCTGTATGAGTctttttataaacatacaaCTGTATTTGTATGTAGGTCAGTTGATAccgttaaaatgaaaaaaaaataaacaattatataACTATAAGCGACACTTTTTACAGCGCTTTTGGTCTAAAATAATTATGCCGCACTACACagtaaatacttatatacaaaaataactaaatattttacacattaACGGTACTAGCAACAACGGCAGTTGGCTGAcaataatttaaagttaaacTTTAGCAATGCTTAATCAGTCGGTGGGTCTCATCTACTACGACGTCCCTTCGTCGCCTTGGCTGGCGTTGTTGTTGACGCCGCCGCCGTTGCTGCATTGATGCGCATCTGTTTAAAGTCACCGCGCGCCTGCGCTTTTATGCTTTCTACCTCACGTCGCGAGTTGGCATTTTTGAATTCAACTGATGTTGTTGGTGAGTCGGCGTCTTCGCTGTCGAAGAGTTGGCTGACATCCACCATGCGTGGCTTAAAGAACATATTCGGTCGTATGATAGACTTTTCATTTGACTTGAAGAGATGTAAAATGCCCCACGCCAATTGAGCGCCTTCACTTTCCGGTTGTGAGGGGTTCTCCACCTCCGATTCCAGCACCCAAGCGGCGTTACGCACCTCAATACGCAGTCGTTCACACTCCTCGAGGCTGACATTTTTGCTCACATTCAGCACCTTGAAAGCAAGAATAAGCAAGGTTAGTTTACTtattaaatattgaagaatttGCAACTCACCTGCTCCAGCGGGTTGACTATATAGAGCGCTGAATGATCGGGCTTTGCTATGGCGCGGCCTTCATTCAACGATATCGCGCGATTGTGGAAATCAAATTGTGAGTAGAATTCAAAGAACTGCAGCAATAATTCGCTTAATTGCGACGTGTTGCGACAACGAAAGCCGATGCGTTCAAAGTCACGACTGAAACTGCAATTGATGCCGTCCTCGGTTAGGCGTATGTCATCGCTTGTGGCAGACTTCATCATGCTGTTTATGATGGGCAAGATGGGATGTTTCAACTGCTGCAGAAAGTATATCACAAGGCAGGTGAGTGAGAAATTTGTGATCCAACGGCCCGGCGAGGGATTTGTTAGGCCGCAGGCTTGCGCCCAACGGCGTATGCTGAACGTTAACGGCCGCACGCGTTCATCCAACTCGCCAAACATGTACAGCAACTCGGACATGTAGAAACCGGTGCTGTGGAGGCATGGAAGGAAAAGTTTATTATTGATTGGTATTGAGgataatagtttttaataataaaaatagtaatgagATCATCTgatcataatatatatattcacgTGACCTCAAAAATACGATATAtataatgatataaaaattaaatatacaacaaaaaaagactAAAAAGCACATCTCAATGATATCACATTACTATATTACTTCACATCAAATCATATGGCATCGTATCTCACCACGTTACCACATAATATTACTCAATCATCAGCTCATAGTACGGCTAAGGAAATCATATCCAGAAGAACATAATAGATGAGATGGCATTATATCACATCTACTtgacatatattaaaaaaaatatcacctCAGATGACTCAACATCACAGTACAACACATCGCATCGTATCACAGAAAATcgaatcacatcacatcacatcaaATGAGCAAATCAtcacatcatcatcatcaattCATCACATCACATCAAATGAGCAAATCACATCAATTTATtacatcacatcacatcacatcaaatcaaatcaacaaATAACATCAATTCATCGCATCGCATCACATCAAATCAAATGAACAAATACATAAAACACATTACACATTAAATCAAATGaataaatcacatcacatcaaaTCAAATGAATAGCAAAATCACatcacatgtacatattaaaaaaaacatcacGTCAGATGACTCCACATCACATCACAGTACTACACATCAAATAaagtcaaattaaattaaatcaaaactaattaattaaaattaattgaaaatttaattaaattaaatgatctgaaatcaaatcaaataaaaattacataaaaataaataaatgtgaaataaatactaaattatcaatttcaatgaaaaaaataaacttaatcaaattcatttaaaataatttatttaaaataaaatttaatttaattaaattaagggTGCTATAATTACATAAAACTgaattaaataatgaattaaaattaataaaattaaaataaaaaaattaaattaaattaatcaatctgttatttttttaattttttttcgcacTTTTAACAAGTTCTGTTTCAGCAAAGTGAGCAGTGATGTATGGAGCCCACATTATTTCAAACACCTTGAGCAGATAACGATGGAACACAGCATCATTGCCATAAAGAGCTTTTAGTTCTCGCCATATTTCCACAACCCACTACAGAATATGCATAAGGGTGGCCGAATTTATACATCATCCAAATTTACCACGAATGCCACGATGAATCAGCTTacaaaaattgataatataTGTAAACGTGATAAAGAGAAACCTTCAGGGCATTTCAAAACAAACGACGGACGCTGGCGATTACAAAGCCAGCCACTATTGTTTATTGTTGCTATAGCGGACGTAGATAACTGATTCACCTGTGCCGTTATAGGAAATAAGCCATAGTAAAACTACAGTTATGGTGATAACGCAGTTAGGAAGAGGCAAGCGGGTGGCACGACGAACAAATGTGGTACCGTTATGTGTGTTTTTATGGTTGTATGTGTCGGAATGTGAGCGAACAACGGGTTTAGTTGTTCTATAGTGCACCTGTTCTCGCCAAAGCGCGCACGGCATATGCTATTTTATGTTGCGCCAATATTTTATCTTATCAATAACTTATCTTATCAGCGACACTTCGTAGTTTTGCTAAGAGTGAACGcggtttttggaatttttgttttgtaagttTTCTTGGGCGCATAGTTATTGGTTAGCCGTGGGTTTGAGGTATGTTTTCACAAAACGTTGTAACAGATTTCTTTAGCGAATTCTAAACGAACGACAACGAATACGAACAGTGGAGGAAGACCAGCAACGAGGTCAAATTTTACTGCATAAACTTtggaaaaaggaaaaatattaaaaaaaaaagttatcaaataataattaatacgaaacaataaatcaaaaagaaaattggatatattggatatatatttttgtgcgtgcagcgatttttcaaaaaacttcgaaagcaattacatatttgaaaggtgatattgtacatggtaacagttattaaatattttttcataataaaataaatgaaaataaaaattaagtttagaaaaaaatttcaaaattttgatttacttatttttatctACTTAATTTGGAACTGCAAATATTGCAAcaacttttgtgaagaaacTCGTCGAAAAAAACGAGGGCGTTGGCGTGCTCACTTtgcaaagaaagagaaaaatgtGTGTGAATGTAGCAGAATTATAGCGCAATTAGATAAAAAGTAAAGCAATTACAAGAACaaatgtgataaaaaaaaatatttatgaaaaataaaaaaaaaaacatcaaaacgtaaataataaaaaataaggaaaaaattattaaaaaaaaaaataaatataaatattaaaagaataaagaaaaataaaattaaaagacaaTAGCAAAAAGATAattcaaataaactaaaaataaaacaaattatattaaaaaatgaaaaaatagatattaaaaataaaaaagcatataaataattttatagaaaaaataacaaataaatattttgtgctattttaaattataaaccaaaaatataaaaaaatataatactcaaaaaaagcatttttgtatataattaataaaaactttgatttaCAAGCTTACTGAATcttgaaatatacaaaaatttaacacaaaaacaattttaaagacacaaatttcgcttattttaaaacttttgatGACATCACACGCTCATTAGTGTACCAAAGCACCTGTCGTTGCAACaccaaaaatattaatcatcAATAGCACTGGGCTGATAACAATATTTGCTAAACATACACAGATAATGCCATAAGAAATGTGTAAAGAATAAATTGACAAAGTTAGGGGAGTAATTGTAACGTGTAAAAAATATAGTGGACTGCCTCGAAGTATGCGACATTGTTAAATttagttaatattatattaattaaatattttgatttaaatgtaaaaaaaaattctataaaataaatgaaaaataatataaaatcgcAGAGGAACTCGTTTGAaaagtgtttttaatttaatgatgttaaagaaaaacaataaaaaataaattctgaaaaaaacattttataaaaataaataaaaaaattaaaaaaaaatatagtgaaacaaattaattaataaaatataataaacaaaattacataAGTACAAGTGCAGTTAAGTGCTTTTTGCTTGCAACGCaacttaaacatttatttattttattcaattaaactTTTGATcatgttttataataaattttgtgcaaTGAAAACTTTCATAAATTAAATCTAACAAAAGAAGACTTCGAAACCCTTATTAAAAGCGAACATTGTTAAAGGCACTTGCCAGCTTAAGTTATTTGTCTATTAgtcatactctaatataggcatTTTATCTACAAAATTGATAAAGTAATTGATTAAGTCAGCGCTAACTGTATTTGCACAAAACAGATAGctcaataaaaatcataaaaatttgtaataaaaaaaatatagtagaaAAAAGtatagttgaaaatattttacaaaaatattaacaaaaaatacttaaaaaaatattttagcaaaatattaaaaaaatataaaaagaaaaaatataaaaaaatataaaataaaaataaaaaaaatatatgaaaaaaatataaaaaacaaaaaatataataaattaaaaaaaaaaaataaaaaaaatttaaatatttaaaaaaatattataaaaaactacTTATGaaataaaaccaataattttaataaaaaaaaataataattcttataAAAGGTTGCAATAGCTACAGCAAATATTCACTTAAAGAAAATAATCAATAATCAAACTGTACAACTTGAATTTAAAAGCCTTAAACTATTCACTCTTTCACTATtataacataaatacataaaaaaaatacaataaataaaacaaaataataataaaaaagaaaataaaaacaattataataaaaataattataataaaaaacaattataattaaaaaatatatcaaaacaaaaattattaattataaaattatataaaaaactgcaaTAAAATCGTCTGcacaattttgaagaaaaaattaacgcCTAAAAACAGCACAGCTTGTATTAATAAGCATACTAAACAATCTTCCTCtcactctctttctctctctcatTACAGTCAATCGCCTTTGAACATAACAAAATCATTGAAACGTCTACATAGCCAACAAAATGGGTTTGGGGCGTCAGGAGAATACGCTGGAGAAGCAAATTGGCTGCGTAAAGTACACGCTTTTCTGTCTCAATATTGTCGCATGGATGCTGGCCACGTCGCTGTTCGCGCTTTCCGTCTGGCTGCGCGCCGAAGAGGGATTCAGCAATTGGCTGACCATTTTACAGGCACAAACCTTTTATATTGGCGTCTACATATTAATTGGCACAAGCATTATCATGATGGCGGTGACATTTTTGGGTTGTCTTAGCGCTTTGATGGAGAACACTTTGGCGCTTTTGGTCTTTCTCGGCACACAGGTGTTTGGTTTTGTCGCTGGTGTGGCCGGTTCGGCGGTTTTGCTCGATTACAGCACCATGCACTCGAGCTTGCAGCCGTTGTTACAGCGCTCGCTGACTTATCTGGTAAGCACCTCGGAGTACTCACATTCATCGTATGTGCTCAATATGATACAAAGCAATATTGGCTGCTGTGGCGCTACGGGACCATGGGATTATTGGAATTTGCATCAACCACTGCCAAACTCATGTCGCGACACCGTGAGCGGTAATTGTTTCTTTAACGGTTGTGTCGATGAGTTGACTTGGTTTTTCGAGGGCAAGACATCTTGGATTGTGGGTGTGGCCCTAGCATTGGCGATGTTGAATGTGGTGTGCGCCATTTTGAGTTTAGTGCTGGTGCAAGCTGTTAAAAAGGAGGAGGATGAAGCGCAGACTTATCGACATTGAGTAATTACAATTAGCGGAAAATAGTAGCAGACGATGTTGGGAGTCGAATATGCACAATAGTTGTTGCTGGGAATGCGTACGTTTTTATTTAGCGATGAATGTGCGCATTGAGTTCCGTTGGAAACCGacaattttaaaacttgtaGTTTTTTACCACAAAACCGCCGAATGAACTttttacatactacatacatatttttcatgcattttaatttttaccgtTATCCATTAGAATTTTAAGTTTGGTTAACAAAATGAAAACTTTACAAATACATCTAAGCGCACAAATAGTTTTAATGAAatcgttaataaataaatatttgtgttttcttCTGCACTTGgaagaaaataacaagaaaacagTGTTGCTATCAATCAGCGTTGCTCTTTTTTCGGGGGAACTCAGTATTTAagataatttacaaaaatatttattgcttcaAAGACAATAAATAGCAATGTGAGGTGTGATGCAAGATCATAAAGATAtctaataaacttaaaaattccAAGAAGTTCTTCCAATGACAGTTAAAGTAGatacttcaataaaaaaaggcCAAATGTCTATcgtcatttaaaattttaataccctgaacagggtacatATACTAAAAATGCCACGAgctttgtaacacccagaaagagACGATAAACACTAAATAATTAGTGTAACCACTTGAGTGCAGCTAGAATTCTTCGTCTGCATATACGCGAAGAGACTcttattttttgagatatcgctcagGAATTTTGTACACATCCTTTtttctcaagaagctgctcaattGCGGAAACGCTCATAGCAGATTATTACAGCATAGATTAGATAATCGTTACAACCGCGTTCTCCTTTAATTCTtgcatgaaattattttttaactgtgAAAGGTTTTTTTTTAGCTTAGGTGCAAACGAAGTTAGcgattgctttttttttaatttaaaacagcttcttgaggaataaaaatttatgacacATGCTTATCGAAACATTTTTGGATAAATTTTCACAACATATAACATTTTAGCACACGCCACAacgttttaattatttgtagcACACTTT
This DNA window, taken from Bactrocera dorsalis isolate Fly_Bdor unplaced genomic scaffold, ASM2337382v1 BdCtg321, whole genome shotgun sequence, encodes the following:
- the LOC105223548 gene encoding poly(A) RNA polymerase, mitochondrial isoform X2, with protein sequence MAMMLCSIVICSSTGFYMSELLYMFGELDERVRPLTFSIRRWAQACGLTNPSPGRWITNFSLTCLVIYFLQQLKHPILPIINSMMKSATSDDIRLTEDGINCSFSRDFERIGFRCRNTSQLSELLLQFFEFYSQFDFHNRAISLNEGRAIAKPDHSALYIVNPLEQVLNVSKNVSLEECERLRIEVRNAAWVLESEVENPSQPESEGAQLAWGILHLFKSNEKSIIRPNMFFKPRMVDVSQLFDSEDADSPTTSVEFKNANSRREVESIKAQARGDFKQMRINAATAAASTTTPAKATKGRRSR
- the LOC105223548 gene encoding poly(A) RNA polymerase, mitochondrial isoform X3, which produces MSELLYMFGELDERVRPLTFSIRRWAQACGLTNPSPGRWITNFSLTCLVIYFLQQLKHPILPIINSMMKSATSDDIRLTEDGINCSFSRDFERIGFRCRNTSQLSELLLQFFEFYSQFDFHNRAISLNEGRAIAKPDHSALYIVNPLEQVLNVSKNVSLEECERLRIEVRNAAWVLESEVENPSQPESEGAQLAWGILHLFKSNEKSIIRPNMFFKPRMVDVSQLFDSEDADSPTTSVEFKNANSRREVESIKAQARGDFKQMRINAATAAASTTTPAKATKGRRSR
- the LOC105223546 gene encoding formin-like, translating into MQSLKIFYFCALLILSCLSFANARPLQEEVQRRIVQPTWLADNNRAEFPSDGKVRITPENLRETAEWRAIIQKAVNEGRYAVDLDHDLSEFNPEEYFRSQPFPQPPPQFGPSPLAPFNPPWLPLAPPPQPFPQPPTQFGPPP
- the LOC105223547 gene encoding tetraspanin-2A — translated: MGLGRQENTLEKQIGCVKYTLFCLNIVAWMLATSLFALSVWLRAEEGFSNWLTILQAQTFYIGVYILIGTSIIMMAVTFLGCLSALMENTLALLVFLGTQVFGFVAGVAGSAVLLDYSTMHSSLQPLLQRSLTYLVSTSEYSHSSYVLNMIQSNIGCCGATGPWDYWNLHQPLPNSCRDTVSGNCFFNGCVDELTWFFEGKTSWIVGVALALAMLNVVCAILSLVLVQAVKKEEDEAQTYRH